From a single Arachis hypogaea cultivar Tifrunner chromosome 3, arahy.Tifrunner.gnm2.J5K5, whole genome shotgun sequence genomic region:
- the LOC112791307 gene encoding beta-ureidopropionase produces the protein MDDTKRKEEEQVMSNEDDSKGSICGYDSLHRLLKDNLKPHLFHEVSRLLTGLNCGKPLETIVLPELASTLSAEHGFDLQAFCFQADKELLREPRVVRVGLIQNSIALPTTAHFADQKKAIFDKLRPIIEAAGSSGVNILCLQEAWMMPFAFCTREKRWCEFAEPVDGESTEFLQCFALKYNMVIISPILERDINHGEVIWNTAVVIGNHGNVIGKHRKNHIPRVGDFNESTYYMEGNTGHPVFETAFGKIAINICYGRHHPLNWLAFGLNGAEIVFNPSATVGELSEPMWPIEARNAAIANSYFVASINRVGTETFPNAFTSGDGKPAHADFGHFYGSSHVSAPDSSCTPSLSRNRDGLLITDMDLNLCRQVKDRWGFRMTARYDMYADTLAHYVKPDFEPQIISDPLLHKKSL, from the exons ATGGACGACACCAAacgcaaagaagaagaacaagtgaTGAGCAATGAAGATGATTCGAAGGGTTCAATCTGTGGCTACGACTCACTTCACCGGCTTCTCAAGGATAATCTCAAACCCCATCTCTTCCAC GAAGTGAGCCGTTTGCTTACTGGTCTTAATTGTGGAAAACCACTTGAAACAATTGTTCTCCCTGAATTAGCTTCCACTCTCTCTGCTGAGCATGGTTTTGACCTCCAG GCTTTCTGCTTTCAAGCTGACAAAGAACTATTAAGAGAACCTCGTGTAGTGAGGGTTGGTTTAATTCAGAACTCCATTGCCCTTCCAACAACTGCTCATTTTGCAGACCAGAAGAAGGCTATCTTTGATAAACTAAGGCCAATAATTGAAGCTGCTGGTTCTTCAGGAGTCAACATATTATGCTTGCAA GAAGCATGGATGATGCCATTTGCCTTCTGTACACGAGAGAAGAGGTGGTGTGAATTTGCAGAACCTGTTGATGGGGAATCAACAGAATTTTTGCAATGCTTTGCCCTCAAATATAACATGGTTATTATAAGTCCAATCCTTGAGAGGGATATTAACCATGGAGAGGTTATTTGGAACACTGCTGTTGTAATTGGAAATCACGGCAATGTAATAGGCAAGCATAGAAAG AACCATATACCAAGAGTTGGAGACTTCAATGAAAGCACATACTATATGGAAGGAAATACTGGCCACCCTGTATTTGAAACAGCATTTGGAAAGATTGCCATTAACATATGCTATGGTAGGCACCATCCATTAAACTGGTTAGCCTTTGGCCTAAATGGTGCAGAGATTGTTTTCAACCCTTCTGCTACTGTGGGTGAACTCAGCGAACCAATGTGGCCAATAGAG GCACGAAATGCTGCAATAGCAAATAGTTATTTTGTTGCTTCAATCAATCGTGTTGGGACTGAGACATTCCCTAATGCATTTACTTCTGGTGACGGGAAGCCAGCGCACGCCGATTTCGGGCACTTTTATGGATCAAGCCATGTTTCAGCACCAGATTCATCCTGCACGCCATCTCTGTCCCGGAACAGGGATGGCTTATTAATCACAGACATGGATCTCAACTTGTGCAGACAGGTGAAAGATCGGTGGGGCTTTAGAATGACTGCTAGGTACGATATGTATGCAGATACACTAGCTCACTATGTCAAACCAGACTTTGAGCCTCAGATAATCAGTGACCCCTTGTTGCACAAGAAGTCCTTGTAA